GTTTTTGAAGGGATTCACGTGAAAGAACGACCCGATCAGCTGGCTTTGATATGGGCCGATCTGGATACGGATGAGGAGAAAAGGTTTACCTATAAGGAAATGGCCGAAAAGAGTAATCAGCTTCTGAATTTTCTGAGAAAGAACGGTATCTCCAAAGGCGACGTTCTTTATGTGATGATACCGGCCGTTCCTGAAATCTGGTTTGCAAGCCTTGCAAGTGTCAAAGGCGGTATAATCCTGGTCCCAACGGCAATGACCATGACTGCAAAAGAACTGGAATATCGTTTTGATACCTACCCACCTGCGGCCATAATCGCCAGTGCTGCATCGGCAGAAATAATTGACGAAGCCCTGGGTAACCTGGGGATGACCCCCAAAGTAAAAATATGCATCGACGGAAAGGACGGTTGGGTTCCTTACTCAGAAGTGGATAAAGAAGCAAAAGAAGCAGCGCCGGAAAAAACCAGGTCCGACGATATAATTTTGTGCTTCTTCACCTCCGGAACCACAGGTATGCCCAAAAGGGTTGTTCACACGGCAACCTCCTACCCTCTGGGACACCTCTCCACCGCTAACATAATAGGAATAAGACCCGGAGACATACACAACAACCTCAGCCAGCCCGGCTGGGCAAAGTATGCCTGGAGTTGCTTCTTTGCACCTTTCAATGTTGGGGCAACCGTTACGGGGTTTAATTATTCAGGTCGCCTTAACGTCGAAAAGTATCTCGGTGCCGTGGATAAATACAGGGTAAACGTTTTCTGTGCTCCTCCGACGGCGTGGCGGGCTTTTATAATTGCAGATCTTTCCAAGTTTAAGTTCGAAGCCCTCAGAGAGTCCGTGAGTGCCGGTGAACCCCTCAATCCCGAAATAATCCAGACCTGGCAGAAGCATACCGGCACGGTCATAAGAGACTTTTACGGCCAGACAGAAAGCACTGCCATGATCGGAAACCCGCCCTGGTACAAAGACAAAGTGATACCCGGCTCTTTCGGCAGGCCCCACTTCATGTACGATATTGTACTTGTTGATGACGAAGGAAATGAAATCACGAAACCCGATGATATCGGCCACATCACCGTGAGGCTTTCCAACTGGCGGCCCATCGGTCTTTTCCGCGAATACCTTGGTTCACCTGACAAAATGGCCGAGGCATTCAGAGGAAACTACTATTACACGGGAGACCGGGCTTACTTCGACGAGAAAGGCTATTGGTGGTTTGTGGGGCGTGCTGATGATGTTATCAAATCTTCCGACTACCGGATAGGCCCCTTCGAGGTAGAAAGTGCTCTTGTCGAACATCCTGCTGTTGCGGAAGCTGCAGTTGTGGGAAGCCCCGATCCCAAACGATGGCAACTGGTTAAGGCCTTTGTGATTCTCAAACCGGGTTACGAACCATCAAGAGAGCTGGCCCTTGATCTCTTTAAACACTGCATGAAAATCCTCGCCAAATTCAAGATTCCTAGAATAATCGAGTTCGTACCTGAAGTTCCGAAAACCATAAGCGGTAAGATCAGGCGAGTAGAACTCCGAGAAATGGAGATAAAAGCGAAGGAGAAGGGCGTTCGTGGTGAACACGAGTACTTCTACCATGAATTCCCTGAACTGAAGTCATCTTCCTGATCAATCCGAAAAAATTAAATTAAAGCCGTATCTCGGGAAACGAGATACGGCTTTATTTTTTGCCTTTCCCGGGCTATCCTATTGTCGGCAGTAATGCAGATGTGTCGTTAAGTTCACATCCGGGAGTCTAGAATATTGGAAGGGCTTTACCATGGAAATGGATGCCGTTATAGACCTCGTTGACTGGTATCGGGAAATATATAGAGAGGATCCCGGTTCTCACATTGCCGTTGAGTACATGAACCTTTTGTACGAAGACGGCGATTGGGAAGCGCTATTAGAAATTGCGGAAAACCGCCTGAAGTGCAATCCAAATT
The sequence above is drawn from the Thermodesulforhabdus norvegica genome and encodes:
- a CDS encoding AMP-binding protein, with the translated sequence MSLAQFYRELMTINSMPDDEKKAEASKELFERLNKTPLPEYFNWAEEVFEGIHVKERPDQLALIWADLDTDEEKRFTYKEMAEKSNQLLNFLRKNGISKGDVLYVMIPAVPEIWFASLASVKGGIILVPTAMTMTAKELEYRFDTYPPAAIIASAASAEIIDEALGNLGMTPKVKICIDGKDGWVPYSEVDKEAKEAAPEKTRSDDIILCFFTSGTTGMPKRVVHTATSYPLGHLSTANIIGIRPGDIHNNLSQPGWAKYAWSCFFAPFNVGATVTGFNYSGRLNVEKYLGAVDKYRVNVFCAPPTAWRAFIIADLSKFKFEALRESVSAGEPLNPEIIQTWQKHTGTVIRDFYGQTESTAMIGNPPWYKDKVIPGSFGRPHFMYDIVLVDDEGNEITKPDDIGHITVRLSNWRPIGLFREYLGSPDKMAEAFRGNYYYTGDRAYFDEKGYWWFVGRADDVIKSSDYRIGPFEVESALVEHPAVAEAAVVGSPDPKRWQLVKAFVILKPGYEPSRELALDLFKHCMKILAKFKIPRIIEFVPEVPKTISGKIRRVELREMEIKAKEKGVRGEHEYFYHEFPELKSSS